The Methanosphaera sp. WGK6 nucleotide sequence TTTTCATTTTCAGACAGTTCAGAACTTTCCATATTATTCATATTATTCATATAAATATCCACAACATCACCTTCTCTTACTAAACCACTAGCTGCACGTTTTCTATTGATACTTATTGGAATTATCACTGAATCCACCTTATTAATCTTCATATCTGCAAGCTCATGAGTTGTTGATGAATTAATATATACTGTTGCATTACCCACAGACATAATATTACTTGTTCCATTAAAAGTTAATTCAACCCTATTATACTTATCCTTAACTTGATCTAATTGATCAAGTAATTGATTCTTTAAAACTGGATATGCCATATCTTCAACATCAATTTGTTCTAATTCTTCCATAGAACTTGCAGAATCTATTCTAGATAATAATGCTTGTTTTACAGAATTATCTGATAAATTATCTTCAAATATTGAATTTACTTCATTTATTTTGATACTTTTCTGAGTATTTAATTCAGCCATATTTGGACTAAATATTAGAAAATAATAACATATAGAAAACAGAATTGTTAAGATTAAAAAAACAACCACAATTCCAGTGAAAAGTTCCTTATTTTGATTAGTTAAATTTTCAAGATTTCGTTTACGAAGTGATTTTTTATTAAAATTATTTTCAACAAATAATAAATCATCTAACTGATTATATAATAATTTTAATTTTGATTTTATTTGTTCTACTGATTTTTTCATAACATATATTAAATAATGAATATTAAAATAAGAAATTAAAAAAAAAGAAATTAGAATAATAAAATATATTCCATATTATCGTTTAAATAGAGATTGTAATTTAGATGTATCATTTGATTTATTCCTAATTCTAGTTAAATCCAGAATATTAGTTAATCCAGTTAATTCATAAAGTAACGTTCCAAAAATATAAATTATCGTTAATACTACCAATAAATATGAAGGAATTAAATATAATACCTCATTAACCCCCGGAATTAAGCATAATATACATAATAATCCACAAATTATTATAAGTTTCATATCTTTAATTTTTGGATAAGGTATTTCTGAAATCATTAAGATTGAAACTATTATTATTAATACAGATATAATTAAACTATTCATTACGGAAGATAATAACAATCCAGATAATAAAAATGATGTTACAGGTATTGGTATTCCAACAAATGTTTTAGTAGGACCTACTTGCTCAACAAGCATTGTATTATATCGTGTAAGTCTTAATACTCCACATAATAATACAATTATACATGGCACAACTATCCAATAACTACTAGACAAGGTATATAATATAACAGCTGGAGCTACTCCAAAAGAAATTACATCTGCTAATGAATCTATATTTTCACCAAATATTGTATTTATAGGATTATGATTAAATTTTCTTGCTAAT carries:
- a CDS encoding DUF515 domain-containing protein — encoded protein: MKKSVEQIKSKLKLLYNQLDDLLFVENNFNKKSLRKRNLENLTNQNKELFTGIVVVFLILTILFSICYYFLIFSPNMAELNTQKSIKINEVNSIFEDNLSDNSVKQALLSRIDSASSMEELEQIDVEDMAYPVLKNQLLDQLDQVKDKYNRVELTFNGTSNIMSVGNATVYINSSTTHELADMKINKVDSVIIPISINRKRAASGLVREGDVVDIYMNNMNNMESSELSENENVSNNSSVNSTNLFQSTNNQTSKLVGGSIIVSILRSKDSGSIDSNIEFAQSNLTNISQSSNLDIEQILSSKSVGSLNDSQLGLLLNNYGWRLSDYERLANLGDLDVEYIIMVEVPRDSVENILKNMDNIILTIPTYDAPSWVNLSS
- the pssA gene encoding CDP-diacylglycerol--serine O-phosphatidyltransferase gives rise to the protein MESNILKMITIADVASMANAVCGLLAIFAIFMGNSILCAQLLILAVIFDSIDGTLARKFNHNPINTIFGENIDSLADVISFGVAPAVILYTLSSSYWIVVPCIIVLLCGVLRLTRYNTMLVEQVGPTKTFVGIPIPVTSFLLSGLLLSSVMNSLIISVLIIIVSILMISEIPYPKIKDMKLIIICGLLCILCLIPGVNEVLYLIPSYLLVVLTIIYIFGTLLYELTGLTNILDLTRIRNKSNDTSKLQSLFKR